One window of Streptomyces sp. FIT100 genomic DNA carries:
- a CDS encoding PspC domain-containing protein produces MTQPTAPPPGPPAPPPEQQSPPAPLLRRSRRQKVVAGVCGGLGRYCDIDPVIFRIAIGVLTVTGGIGLIFYGFAWLIVPAEGEEENEARRALSGRVEGAALAAVLMALLGCALFLSMLNNGGTLAFSALLTLAVAGAAVWSQRRTLVTPQGGPLDPATAHAVSEAPPEAKAPPTPDSPSWWRDPIVKDGTTGPVATGYLWGPTDAAAAEGPPPGRAAAGRGTGPGGRSSGGGMDWTVGDRGRAAASRPLAPRSIGGLVLLLALVAGGLGTGLSWTGRPLGTSLQTGLACALAVFGIGLVVSSFLGRTGFGTILMTMVTAVLLAGASALPKEIGTEWMRTQWRPAAVAAVEPRYQLGTGAATLDLGGLAVPADAVVSTGADVGAGRLKVIVPKDATVEITAQVGLGDIRLPGDLPNDVDVAPDRRRTETLAPPAPPAGAEPGGTLTLDLEVGVGQVEVTRAAS; encoded by the coding sequence ATGACTCAGCCGACCGCCCCGCCACCCGGGCCACCCGCGCCGCCACCGGAGCAGCAGTCCCCGCCTGCCCCGCTGCTGCGCCGGTCCCGGCGGCAGAAGGTGGTGGCCGGGGTGTGCGGCGGCCTGGGCCGGTACTGCGACATCGACCCGGTGATCTTCCGTATCGCCATCGGGGTGCTCACCGTGACCGGCGGCATCGGCCTGATCTTCTACGGCTTCGCCTGGCTGATCGTCCCCGCCGAAGGCGAGGAGGAGAACGAGGCGCGGCGCGCCCTGTCGGGCCGTGTCGAGGGCGCGGCACTGGCTGCGGTGCTGATGGCACTGCTCGGCTGCGCGCTGTTCCTGTCGATGCTCAACAACGGCGGGACGCTCGCCTTCTCCGCGCTGCTGACGCTGGCGGTGGCGGGCGCCGCCGTCTGGTCCCAGCGGCGCACACTGGTCACGCCCCAGGGCGGTCCGCTCGATCCGGCGACGGCGCACGCCGTGTCGGAGGCGCCCCCGGAGGCCAAGGCGCCGCCCACCCCGGACAGCCCGTCGTGGTGGCGGGATCCGATCGTCAAGGACGGTACGACGGGCCCCGTCGCCACCGGCTATCTGTGGGGCCCGACGGACGCGGCGGCGGCGGAGGGGCCGCCACCGGGCCGTGCCGCCGCCGGCCGGGGCACGGGCCCGGGCGGCAGGAGCTCGGGCGGTGGCATGGACTGGACCGTCGGCGACCGTGGCCGCGCGGCCGCGTCCCGGCCGCTGGCCCCCCGTTCCATCGGCGGTCTCGTCCTCCTGCTCGCGCTGGTGGCGGGCGGGCTCGGCACGGGTCTCTCGTGGACCGGCCGGCCGCTCGGTACGAGCCTGCAGACCGGGCTCGCCTGCGCGCTGGCGGTATTCGGCATCGGCCTGGTGGTGAGCAGCTTCCTGGGGCGTACGGGCTTCGGCACGATCCTGATGACCATGGTCACGGCCGTGCTCCTGGCGGGCGCTTCCGCCCTCCCCAAGGAGATCGGCACCGAGTGGATGCGTACGCAGTGGCGGCCGGCCGCGGTGGCAGCCGTGGAGCCCCGCTACCAGCTGGGCACCGGCGCCGCCACGCTCGACCTGGGCGGGTTGGCCGTGCCCGCCGACGCGGTCGTCAGCACCGGTGCCGACGTCGGCGCGGGCCGGCTGAAGGTGATCGTCCCGAAGGACGCGACGGTGGAGATCACCGCCCAGGTCGGTCTGGGCGATATCCGGCTGCCCGGCGACCTGCCCAACGATGTGGACGTCGCGCCGGACCGCAGGCGCACCGAGACGCTCGCACCGCCCGCACCGCCCGCGGGGGCGGAGCCGGGCGGCACGCTCACCCTCGACCTGGAGGTCGGGGTCGGACAGGTGGAGGTCACCCGTGCTGCTTCATGA
- a CDS encoding ATP-binding protein has protein sequence MPAAATRVPDSEEPPVRKLYRSADGRWLGGVARGLAGHLGLPVIWVRLVFLGLFMADGLGALLYAVFWIVVPLGVGGRSAEPKPVFETTPDGRRRLRKPDKGQLFALIALVIGAVVFVGNVDMGGSANRYVWPVLLISAGVVLVWRQADNARRARWTGDGRRRRLLQLARGLAGVALVGLGLTLFVVVRGSAAQLGNVLTAALAVIAGVGLLAGPWLVRMGQDLSEERLMRIRAQERAEVAAHVHDSVLHTLTLIQRNADDPGEVRRLARAQERELRNWLYRPEGTGKEEDEEPTTLAEAVKKAAAEVEDKHGVPLEVVVVGDCPLDEKLTAQMQAAREAMVNAAKYGGEGGAVQVYAEVEGRTVFVSVRDRGPGFDPDAVPEDRMGVRESIIGRMQRNGGTARLRSVPGGGTEVELEMERERERADG, from the coding sequence ATGCCAGCCGCCGCCACCCGAGTGCCCGACTCCGAAGAGCCGCCCGTCCGCAAGCTGTACCGCAGCGCCGACGGCCGGTGGCTGGGCGGCGTCGCGCGCGGGCTCGCGGGGCACCTCGGACTGCCGGTCATCTGGGTGCGGCTCGTCTTCCTCGGCCTCTTCATGGCGGACGGTCTCGGCGCGCTGCTGTACGCGGTGTTCTGGATCGTCGTCCCGCTCGGTGTAGGGGGCAGGTCCGCCGAGCCCAAACCGGTCTTCGAGACGACGCCGGACGGCAGACGGCGGCTGCGCAAGCCCGACAAGGGCCAGCTCTTCGCGTTGATCGCCCTGGTGATCGGCGCCGTCGTCTTCGTCGGCAACGTCGACATGGGCGGCAGCGCCAACCGCTACGTGTGGCCGGTGCTGCTGATAAGCGCCGGCGTCGTCCTCGTGTGGCGGCAGGCCGACAACGCCCGCCGCGCCCGGTGGACCGGCGACGGCCGGCGGCGCCGGCTGCTCCAGCTGGCGCGCGGTCTCGCCGGGGTGGCCCTGGTCGGCCTCGGGCTCACCCTCTTCGTGGTCGTCCGCGGCTCGGCGGCCCAGCTCGGCAACGTCCTGACCGCGGCGCTCGCCGTCATCGCCGGCGTCGGGCTGCTCGCCGGACCGTGGCTGGTCCGGATGGGCCAGGACCTCTCCGAGGAGCGGCTCATGCGCATCCGCGCCCAGGAGCGGGCCGAGGTCGCCGCCCACGTCCACGACTCCGTACTGCACACCCTCACGCTGATCCAGCGGAACGCCGACGATCCGGGCGAGGTGCGCAGGCTCGCCCGCGCCCAGGAGCGCGAGCTGCGGAACTGGCTGTACCGGCCGGAGGGCACCGGCAAGGAGGAGGACGAGGAGCCCACGACGCTCGCCGAGGCGGTGAAGAAGGCGGCCGCCGAGGTCGAGGACAAGCACGGCGTCCCGCTGGAGGTCGTGGTCGTCGGTGACTGCCCGCTCGACGAGAAGCTCACGGCACAGATGCAGGCCGCACGCGAGGCGATGGTCAACGCGGCGAAGTACGGTGGCGAGGGGGGCGCCGTCCAGGTCTACGCGGAGGTCGAGGGCCGTACGGTATTCGTCTCCGTCCGGGACCGGGGGCCCGGCTTCGACCCGGACGCGGTACCGGAGGACCGGATGGGCGTACGAGAATCGATCATCGGGCGTATGCAGCGCAACGGCGGGACGGCGCGGCTGCGGTCCGTGCCCGGTGGGGGCACGGAGGTGGAGCTCGAGATGGAGCGGGAGAGGGAGAGGGCGGACGGATGA
- a CDS encoding response regulator transcription factor, whose amino-acid sequence MTEQTDAQEQRATERRVRVVLVDDHRMFRAGVQAEIGRTEETGVEVVGEAADVDQAVTVITATRPEVVLLDVHLPGGGGVEVLRRCAGLMAGEHPVRFLALSVSDAAEDVIGVIRGGARGYVTKTITGSDLVDSIFRVQDGDAVFSPRLAGFVLDAFASTDAPPVDEDLDRLTQREREVLRLIARGYAYKEIAKQLFISVKTVESHVSAVLRKLQLSNRHELTRWATARRLV is encoded by the coding sequence ATGACCGAGCAGACCGACGCACAGGAGCAGCGGGCCACGGAGCGCCGCGTACGGGTCGTGCTCGTCGACGACCACCGGATGTTCCGCGCCGGCGTCCAGGCCGAGATCGGGCGCACGGAGGAGACGGGCGTGGAGGTGGTCGGCGAGGCCGCCGACGTCGACCAGGCCGTCACGGTGATCACGGCGACCCGCCCCGAGGTCGTGCTCCTCGACGTCCACCTCCCGGGCGGCGGCGGCGTGGAGGTGCTGCGCCGCTGCGCGGGCCTGATGGCGGGGGAGCACCCGGTGCGGTTCCTGGCGCTGTCGGTGTCGGACGCCGCGGAGGACGTGATCGGCGTGATCAGGGGCGGCGCCCGCGGCTACGTCACCAAGACGATCACCGGCAGCGACCTCGTCGACTCGATCTTCCGGGTGCAGGACGGGGACGCGGTGTTCTCGCCGCGGCTGGCGGGCTTCGTGCTGGACGCCTTCGCGTCGACGGACGCGCCGCCGGTCGACGAGGACCTGGACCGGCTCACCCAGCGGGAGCGGGAGGTGCTGCGGCTGATCGCGCGCGGATACGCGTACAAGGAGATCGCCAAGCAGCTCTTCATCTCCGTGAAGACGGTCGAGTCACATGTGTCGGCGGTGCTGCGCAAGCTCCAGCTGTCGAACCGGCACGAGCTGACGCGCTGGGCGACGGCGCGCCGGCTCGTCTGA
- a CDS encoding C40 family peptidase has product MAAHRKPKQQRTFGGSAGRTALTLALAGAATATAFDGSGHAEPRPTPEQLKAKADKLYQEAEEATEKYNGAKEAAGRARKAAEELRDEAARRTERLNASRNALGSIATAQYRAGGLDPAVQLALAADPDSYLAGAELVERAGARQAATVTGIQQQARELAQLRTEAGERLAELQAHQAELARHRTTVRRKLAAAEAVLAQLTADQRTAYAAQDGASGSRAARDAGRSGIPAAPVPAPNPRAAQAVAYAYGALGKPYVWGATGPSSYDCSGLTQAAWRSAGVSLPRTTYTQINAGRSVPRSQLAPGDLVFFYSGVSHVGLYIGAGQMIHAPRPGAPVRIAPIDQMPFAGATRVA; this is encoded by the coding sequence GTGGCAGCGCACCGCAAACCCAAGCAGCAGCGCACGTTCGGCGGATCGGCCGGGCGCACCGCGCTCACCCTCGCGCTGGCCGGTGCCGCGACCGCCACCGCCTTCGACGGCTCCGGGCACGCCGAGCCGCGCCCCACCCCCGAGCAGTTGAAGGCGAAGGCCGACAAGCTCTACCAGGAGGCGGAGGAGGCCACCGAGAAGTACAACGGCGCCAAGGAGGCCGCCGGCCGGGCCCGGAAGGCGGCGGAGGAGCTGCGCGACGAGGCGGCACGGCGTACGGAACGGCTCAACGCCTCCCGCAACGCGCTGGGTTCGATAGCCACCGCGCAGTACCGGGCCGGCGGTCTCGACCCCGCCGTGCAGCTCGCCCTCGCCGCCGACCCGGACAGCTATCTGGCCGGCGCGGAGCTGGTCGAGCGGGCCGGGGCCCGGCAGGCGGCCACGGTCACCGGGATCCAGCAGCAGGCGCGGGAGCTGGCGCAGCTGCGCACGGAGGCGGGCGAGCGGCTCGCCGAACTTCAGGCGCACCAGGCGGAACTGGCCCGGCACCGCACGACGGTACGGCGCAAACTCGCCGCCGCTGAGGCGGTCCTGGCGCAGCTCACCGCCGACCAGCGCACCGCGTACGCCGCCCAGGACGGGGCCTCGGGCTCCCGGGCCGCTCGCGACGCCGGCCGCAGCGGCATCCCCGCCGCCCCGGTCCCGGCGCCCAACCCCCGTGCCGCGCAGGCCGTCGCGTACGCCTACGGGGCGCTCGGGAAGCCGTACGTGTGGGGTGCGACCGGGCCGTCCTCGTACGACTGCTCCGGGCTCACCCAGGCCGCCTGGCGCTCGGCCGGGGTGTCCCTGCCCCGGACGACGTACACGCAGATCAACGCGGGCCGCAGCGTGCCCCGCTCCCAGCTGGCGCCCGGGGACCTGGTCTTCTTCTACTCCGGCGTCTCGCACGTGGGGCTCTACATCGGCGCCGGGCAGATGATCCACGCCCCGCGGCCCGGCGCACCGGTCCGCATCGCGCCGATCGACCAGATGCCCTTCGCCGGCGCGACCCGGGTCGCCTGA
- a CDS encoding C40 family peptidase — translation MAALASHRKTRTRTRPRTKSPAVGFTTAALAGMTLLSTQSAQAEPRPSVEEVQKKVDDLYRQAGSATQQYNKAKEETAQQRREVGQILDDVAKRTESLNEARRTLGSYAAAQYRTGAVTPTAALLFADSPQAYFDQTHLMDRLSDEQRGAVADFEKQQAAAAKQRAKATESLETLTASQQSLRTSKEAVQNKLAEARTLLAELTAEEKARLAELERKKAEEARRKAEERARAEAEAKAKAEAEAEAERRAQEQAQQEESAGTGTGSGTGTGTGTGSSTGSGTYAAKAEKVLAFARAQIGKPYVWGATGPSSFDCSGLTQAAWKEAGVELPRTTWDQVEVGTRVATADLLPGDLVFFYDDISHVGIYIGDGKMIHAPKPGTNVREESIYYMPIYGSVRPA, via the coding sequence ATGGCGGCCTTGGCGTCGCATCGCAAGACCCGTACCCGTACACGTCCCCGTACGAAATCCCCCGCCGTCGGGTTCACGACGGCCGCCCTCGCGGGCATGACCCTCCTCTCCACCCAGAGCGCCCAGGCCGAGCCGCGGCCCAGCGTCGAAGAGGTCCAGAAGAAGGTCGACGACCTCTACCGGCAGGCGGGCAGTGCGACCCAGCAGTACAACAAGGCCAAAGAGGAGACCGCGCAGCAGCGCCGCGAGGTGGGCCAGATCCTCGACGACGTCGCCAAGCGCACCGAGTCGCTGAACGAGGCGCGCCGCACGCTCGGTTCGTACGCGGCGGCGCAGTACCGGACCGGTGCGGTCACGCCGACCGCGGCGCTGCTCTTCGCCGACAGCCCGCAGGCGTACTTCGACCAGACCCATCTGATGGACCGGCTCTCCGACGAGCAGCGGGGCGCCGTCGCCGACTTCGAGAAGCAGCAGGCGGCGGCCGCGAAGCAGCGCGCCAAGGCGACGGAGAGCCTGGAGACGCTGACCGCCTCGCAGCAGTCGCTGCGCACCAGCAAGGAAGCCGTCCAGAACAAGCTCGCCGAGGCGCGGACGCTGCTGGCGGAGCTGACGGCCGAGGAGAAGGCGCGGCTCGCGGAGCTGGAGCGCAAGAAGGCCGAAGAGGCCCGCCGCAAGGCCGAGGAGAGGGCCAGAGCCGAGGCGGAGGCGAAAGCCAAGGCCGAGGCGGAGGCGGAGGCCGAGCGCCGGGCACAGGAGCAGGCGCAGCAGGAGGAAAGCGCCGGGACCGGGACCGGTTCGGGTACGGGTACCGGTACCGGCACGGGCAGCTCGACCGGCTCCGGCACCTACGCCGCCAAGGCCGAGAAGGTCCTCGCCTTCGCCCGCGCCCAGATCGGCAAGCCGTACGTCTGGGGCGCGACCGGGCCCAGCTCGTTCGACTGCTCCGGCCTCACCCAGGCCGCGTGGAAGGAGGCCGGCGTCGAGCTGCCCCGCACCACGTGGGACCAGGTCGAGGTCGGCACGCGCGTCGCCACGGCGGACCTGCTCCCCGGTGACCTGGTCTTCTTCTACGACGACATCAGCCACGTCGGCATCTACATAGGCGACGGCAAGATGATCCACGCGCCGAAGCCGGGCACGAACGTCCGCGAGGAGTCGATCTACTACATGCCGATCTACGGGAGCGTCCGACCGGCCTGA
- the pcrA gene encoding DNA helicase PcrA has product MSSLFDDSFLADLRRTSGPEEPPPPEHDELHEPDEHGPREEVPHDLFEGKFDVPPARDAYYRDGAHRPAVDPAALLDGLNEQQRAAVVHTGSPLLIVAGAGSGKTRVLTHRIAHLLATRHVHPGQILAITFTNKAAGEMKERVEHLVGPRANAMWVSTFHSACVRILRRESKRLGFTSSFSIYDAADSKRLMALVCRDLDLDPKRYPPKSFSAKISNLKNELIDEETFADQAADGFEKTLAEAYRMYQARLREANALDFDDIIMTAVHLLQAFPDVAEHYRRRFRHVLVDEYQDTNHAQYTLVRELVGPGYEDLGPAELCVVGDADQSIYAFRGATIRNILQFEEDYPEATTILLEQNYRSTQTILSAANAVIERNESRRPKNLWTNAGAGAQITGYVADTEHDEAQFVADEIDRLTDAGEAKAGDVAVFYRTNAQSRVFEEIFIRVGLPYKVVGGVRFYERKEVRDVLAYLRVLANPEDNVPLRRILNVPKRGIGERAEAMVDALALREKITFPQALRRVDEAYGMAARSANAVKRFNTLMEELGTIVESGAGPATVLEAVLERTGYLAELQASTDPQDETRIENLQELAAVALEYEQARGDEEGSGTLAEFLEQVALVADSDQIPDEDEEGAGVITLMTLHTAKGLEFPVVFLTGMEDGVFPHMRALGQTKELEEERRLAYVGITRARERLYLTRSSMRSAWGQPAYNPPSRFLEEIPDAHLQWKRTGPMAAPAGPTSGITSSLSSSLSSSRSRSGPSGFATRRTTDKPVIALAVGDRVTHDQFGLGTVMAVTGSGGDAQATIDFGDAKPKRLLLRYAPVEKL; this is encoded by the coding sequence ATGAGCAGCCTCTTTGACGACAGCTTCCTGGCGGACCTCCGGCGCACCTCGGGACCGGAGGAGCCCCCGCCGCCCGAGCACGACGAGCTCCACGAGCCGGACGAGCACGGGCCCCGCGAGGAGGTCCCGCACGACCTCTTCGAGGGGAAGTTCGACGTGCCCCCGGCCCGGGACGCCTACTACCGGGACGGAGCGCACCGCCCCGCCGTGGACCCGGCCGCACTGCTCGACGGCCTGAACGAGCAGCAGCGCGCCGCCGTCGTCCACACCGGCTCGCCCCTGCTCATCGTGGCCGGCGCCGGCTCCGGCAAGACCCGGGTGCTGACCCACCGGATCGCCCATCTGCTGGCGACCCGCCACGTCCACCCCGGTCAGATACTGGCGATCACGTTCACCAACAAGGCCGCGGGCGAGATGAAGGAGCGCGTCGAGCACCTCGTCGGCCCGCGCGCCAACGCCATGTGGGTCTCCACCTTCCACAGCGCCTGCGTCCGCATCCTGCGCAGGGAGAGCAAGAGGCTCGGCTTCACGTCGTCCTTCTCGATCTACGACGCCGCCGACTCGAAGCGGCTCATGGCCCTCGTCTGCCGCGACCTCGACCTCGATCCGAAGCGCTACCCCCCGAAGTCGTTCAGCGCCAAGATCTCGAACCTGAAGAACGAGCTGATCGACGAGGAGACCTTCGCCGACCAGGCCGCCGACGGGTTCGAGAAGACGCTGGCAGAGGCGTACCGGATGTACCAGGCGCGGCTGCGCGAGGCCAACGCGCTGGACTTCGACGACATCATCATGACCGCGGTCCATCTGCTCCAGGCGTTCCCGGACGTTGCCGAGCACTACCGGCGCCGGTTCCGCCACGTCCTGGTCGACGAGTACCAGGACACCAACCACGCGCAGTACACGCTGGTGCGCGAGCTGGTCGGCCCCGGGTACGAGGACCTCGGCCCGGCCGAGCTGTGCGTCGTGGGCGACGCCGACCAGTCGATCTACGCCTTCCGCGGCGCCACGATCCGCAACATCCTCCAGTTCGAGGAGGACTACCCGGAGGCTACGACGATCCTGCTGGAGCAGAACTACCGCTCGACGCAGACGATCCTGTCGGCCGCCAATGCGGTGATCGAGCGCAACGAGAGCCGCCGCCCCAAGAACCTGTGGACGAACGCGGGCGCAGGCGCCCAGATCACCGGCTACGTCGCGGACACCGAGCACGACGAGGCCCAGTTCGTCGCCGACGAGATCGACCGGCTGACGGACGCGGGCGAGGCCAAGGCCGGCGACGTCGCGGTCTTCTACCGGACGAACGCCCAGTCCCGCGTCTTCGAAGAGATCTTCATCCGCGTCGGCCTGCCCTACAAGGTCGTCGGCGGCGTGCGCTTCTACGAGCGCAAGGAGGTCCGGGACGTCCTCGCCTACCTGCGCGTCCTCGCCAACCCCGAGGACAACGTCCCGCTGCGCCGCATCCTCAATGTGCCCAAGCGCGGCATCGGCGAGCGCGCCGAGGCGATGGTCGACGCGCTGGCGCTGCGCGAGAAGATCACCTTCCCGCAGGCGCTGCGCCGCGTGGACGAGGCGTACGGCATGGCGGCCCGCTCCGCGAACGCCGTGAAGCGGTTCAACACGCTGATGGAGGAGCTCGGCACGATCGTCGAGTCCGGTGCGGGCCCCGCGACGGTCCTGGAGGCCGTGCTCGAACGGACCGGTTACCTCGCCGAGTTGCAGGCGTCGACCGACCCGCAGGACGAGACCCGTATCGAGAACCTCCAGGAGCTTGCCGCGGTCGCGCTCGAATACGAGCAGGCGCGCGGCGACGAGGAGGGCTCGGGCACGCTCGCCGAGTTCCTGGAGCAGGTCGCGCTCGTCGCCGACTCCGACCAGATCCCCGACGAGGACGAAGAAGGCGCCGGCGTCATCACACTGATGACGCTGCACACGGCCAAGGGTCTGGAGTTCCCGGTCGTCTTCCTCACGGGCATGGAGGACGGCGTCTTCCCGCACATGCGGGCGTTGGGCCAGACCAAGGAGCTGGAGGAGGAGCGCCGGCTGGCGTACGTGGGCATCACACGCGCCCGCGAGCGGCTCTATCTGACCCGGTCGTCGATGCGGAGCGCCTGGGGCCAGCCGGCGTACAACCCGCCGTCGCGGTTCCTGGAGGAGATCCCGGACGCGCATCTGCAGTGGAAGCGCACGGGCCCGATGGCCGCGCCCGCCGGACCGACGTCCGGAATCACGTCCTCGCTCTCTTCGTCGCTCTCCTCGTCCCGCTCGCGTTCCGGCCCCTCGGGCTTCGCCACGCGGCGGACGACGGACAAGCCGGTGATCGCACTGGCGGTGGGGGACCGCGTCACCCACGACCAGTTCGGGCTCGGGACCGTGATGGCGGTGACCGGTTCGGGCGGCGATGCGCAGGCGACGATCGACTTCGGGGACGCGAAGCCGAAGCGGCTGCTGCTGCGGTACGCGCCGGTCGAAAAGCTGTAG
- a CDS encoding M23 family metallopeptidase — protein MNDQHTDAGYDAYAAGSFDTDPLFGALPGSYDYDAGYSGQYDATQWQSAAAGYDPYATQTQTQGNQQQQQQQYDTTGQWDANAWNQTGQFETAAATFGYDATGQWPAAAGYGTTSYETGSYDATAWNSAAGTATEQLTDAHQTYQADYAGHTEHVDYAPYADYSGYYSGHASIPEQFSPASEFTSHPEHIPDHVPDLVPGDAADFRPEPEAGLEVGLEAEADHRTAAPEAGSESESAADDGAYEYEYGRDREYDGDHDHEYGHDETELVAAAETVTAPAVSVAAARPVRRSGGSRGRRRTPAKRSAMLTVAVPSVCVMGVAGVAAASVTGLTGGDDKKDDKTSVTAADPATVKPVAANSKLDTQLAALSEDARDFGDRASRTQERIDLKARQEAERKKREEEAARREALRPKFALPVSQHGLSAYYGQAGVNWMSMHTGIDFPVSYGTPVMAASDGTVRTQWNSAYGNMAIVTAADGTETWYCHLSSTKIRSGSVKAGDVIAYSGNSGNSTGPHLHFEVRPGGGSAIDPLSWLRSHGLNPS, from the coding sequence GTGAACGACCAGCACACCGACGCCGGGTACGACGCCTACGCCGCCGGCAGCTTCGACACCGACCCGCTCTTCGGTGCCCTCCCGGGCAGTTATGACTACGACGCCGGGTACAGCGGGCAGTACGACGCGACGCAGTGGCAGTCAGCGGCAGCGGGGTACGACCCCTACGCGACGCAGACGCAGACGCAGGGAAACCAGCAGCAGCAGCAGCAGCAGTACGACACCACCGGGCAGTGGGACGCCAACGCCTGGAACCAGACAGGGCAGTTCGAGACCGCGGCGGCCACCTTCGGGTACGACGCGACGGGCCAGTGGCCGGCGGCCGCCGGGTACGGCACGACGTCGTACGAGACCGGTTCGTACGACGCCACCGCCTGGAACTCGGCCGCGGGGACCGCCACCGAGCAGCTCACCGACGCCCACCAGACCTACCAGGCGGACTACGCCGGGCACACGGAGCACGTCGACTACGCCCCATACGCCGACTACAGCGGCTACTACTCCGGGCACGCCTCCATTCCGGAACAGTTCTCCCCCGCGAGCGAGTTCACCTCCCATCCTGAGCACATCCCGGATCACGTTCCGGACCTCGTTCCGGGTGACGCGGCGGATTTCCGGCCCGAGCCCGAAGCCGGACTCGAAGTCGGCCTCGAAGCCGAGGCGGACCACCGGACCGCCGCCCCCGAGGCCGGATCCGAATCCGAATCCGCAGCGGACGACGGCGCGTACGAGTACGAATACGGCCGCGACCGTGAGTACGACGGCGACCACGATCACGAGTACGGCCACGACGAGACCGAACTCGTCGCCGCCGCGGAAACCGTCACGGCCCCGGCCGTCAGCGTCGCCGCCGCCCGCCCCGTACGCCGCTCGGGCGGAAGCCGCGGCCGTCGCCGTACCCCCGCCAAGCGTTCGGCCATGCTCACCGTGGCCGTGCCCTCCGTGTGCGTCATGGGCGTCGCGGGTGTCGCGGCCGCATCCGTCACAGGGCTGACCGGCGGCGACGACAAGAAGGACGACAAGACCTCGGTCACGGCCGCCGATCCGGCGACCGTCAAGCCCGTCGCCGCGAACAGCAAGCTCGACACCCAGCTCGCCGCACTCAGCGAGGACGCCCGCGACTTCGGCGACCGCGCCAGCCGCACCCAGGAGCGCATCGACCTCAAGGCGCGCCAGGAGGCGGAGCGCAAGAAGCGCGAGGAGGAGGCCGCGCGCCGCGAGGCGCTGCGCCCCAAGTTCGCGCTGCCGGTCAGCCAGCACGGGCTCAGCGCGTACTACGGCCAGGCCGGCGTCAACTGGATGTCCATGCACACCGGCATCGACTTCCCCGTCTCGTACGGCACTCCCGTGATGGCCGCGAGCGACGGCACCGTACGCACGCAGTGGAACAGCGCGTACGGGAACATGGCCATCGTCACCGCCGCCGACGGCACGGAGACCTGGTACTGCCATCTCAGCAGCACCAAGATCCGTTCGGGCTCGGTCAAGGCCGGCGATGTCATTGCGTACTCCGGCAATTCGGGCAACTCCACCGGCCCGCATCTGCACTTCGAGGTCCGGCCGGGCGGGGGCTCCGCGATCGACCCGCTGTCGTGGCTGCGCAGCCACGGCCTGAACCCGTCGTAA
- a CDS encoding alpha/beta fold hydrolase translates to MGFLPLPLLRIRLSIALLQATALELAILAGHLLLYPSGVWPERPGRPVDDTPAPGTQALPSASRQAHPPVVLLHGFIDNRSVFVLLRRALARNGRCHIESLNYSPLTCDIRTAAGLLGRHIEEICARTGHTEVDIVGHSLGGLIARYYAQRLGGDRRVRTLVTLGTPHSGTTVAPLASAHPIVRQMRPGSDVLEELRRPAPGCRTRFISFWSDLDQVMIPLETACIDHPDLLAQNVRVSGIGHLALPVHPAVAASIRQVLEPSESGADSSGAVSVA, encoded by the coding sequence ATGGGGTTCCTGCCGCTGCCGCTCTTGCGGATACGCCTGTCGATCGCACTGCTCCAGGCCACCGCGCTGGAGCTGGCGATCCTCGCGGGCCATCTGCTCCTCTACCCGTCGGGCGTCTGGCCTGAGCGGCCCGGACGGCCCGTCGACGACACGCCCGCACCCGGGACGCAGGCACTGCCGTCGGCCTCGCGCCAGGCGCATCCCCCTGTCGTCCTGCTCCACGGCTTCATCGACAACCGCTCGGTCTTCGTCCTGCTCCGCCGTGCCCTCGCACGCAACGGACGCTGCCACATCGAGTCGCTCAACTACTCACCGCTGACGTGCGACATACGGACAGCCGCCGGACTGCTCGGCCGCCATATCGAGGAGATCTGCGCCCGCACCGGCCACACCGAGGTCGACATCGTCGGGCACAGCCTCGGCGGCCTGATCGCCCGCTACTACGCCCAGCGCCTCGGCGGCGACCGGCGCGTCCGGACGCTCGTCACGCTCGGCACGCCCCACTCGGGCACGACCGTCGCCCCGCTCGCGAGCGCTCACCCCATCGTGCGCCAGATGCGTCCCGGTTCCGATGTGCTGGAGGAGCTGCGGCGGCCGGCGCCCGGGTGCCGGACCCGGTTCATCAGCTTCTGGAGCGATCTCGACCAGGTGATGATCCCGCTGGAAACGGCTTGCATCGACCATCCGGATCTGCTTGCACAGAACGTCCGGGTGAGCGGAATCGGTCATCTCGCCCTCCCCGTGCATCCCGCCGTCGCCGCGAGCATTCGCCAAGTACTCGAACCGTCCGAATCGGGCGCCGACTCGTCCGGAGCGGTGTCCGTCGCCTGA